The genomic segment atatatatatatatatatatatatatatatatatatatatatatatatatatatatatatatatatatatatatatatatatatatatatatatatatatatatatatatatatatatatatatatatatatatatatatatatatatatatatatatatatatatatatatatatatatatatatatatatatatatatatatatatatatatatatatatatatatatatatatatattcattttggtttattagagagagagagagagagagagagagagagagagagagagagagagagagagagagtttgatcaGTGctagagaaataaatacataaacaagagTTTGCCTTGCAGAATGGAGGAAGGCAAAAAGGCGCTACTTTCCCTTCGGTCGGAGGATTATCCCTCATCAACTGAACTGGATGCCATTAAGGCTGACGTCAACGCCAACGCCGGAAAGGTGGGTGGACAGAAATGGTTTAGATAAGATATAGAGAAGATAGATGAGTGAGTAAATTGATAGGTAAGTCGATGGATGCGTGTGTAtagatgagtgtgtgagtgggtaGATGCATTGATGTGCGGGTAAATGAATATAGTATGTGGATGGAAGAGTGAATGAGTAGAAGACTGGATAGCtcgatggatggatgaatgggagGTCAGTGGTTGGATGGTGAGAGGATGAATGGTTGTGTGGAtcggtgggtgggtaggtagatgaatggatgaatggttGGATTTGTGGGTGGGTAGATGCTaagggtgtgagtgagtgggtgggtaagTTGCCTGGGGTGTGGTTGTGTAGTTGAATGGTTGGATAGGTGGATGGGAGTGGTTGAAGAAGTAGGTGGATGATTTGGTAAGCATTATAATAGTGTGTGCGGATCCACATTCTACCTTCATGAAGCCAGTACATGTAGTCCAGACGTCTGAATTTGAAGACATTTAGGAACTAAGTGGTTTTGGTGCCAAGTGTCTGGATAGCCAAAGTACTAAGGATTATTTATACTCAGTTCGATCTGTCTTGAAGATCATTTGACCTGAGGGATATACAGTATTACCTAAGCACCAGCATCCTTCCCGGTACCAAGTGACTTTTGGTACAGCTCCTTATTTTCTTCGCATTATAACCTAAGACTTTCAGTTCCTCGCACGTAATgacactcacccaccaccatcaccatatcaCCAAGATTACTTTAATTCTCTTGTTTAACTGCCAACCAGTTTCTCTTATACTCTTATACTCATGTCCCTCATTTGTGTGCCGTTCAGGGAGGCTTGGTGCAAATCTTCAAGTTGCCCTCTGTACGTCGTGCGCTGCTAGTGGGCGCCCTTCTCCATATGTCTCAAGCATTAACAGCTTTCTTCACTATAATGTGAGTCCCAGTAATTTTTCatatgtgacacacacacacacacacacacacacacacactgcttggtAATTTTGTGCTGTTGTATCTCTCTCATCTGACAGGTTTGAGTTGCACTCAAGACACTAAAGATTTTCACTTGTGAGCGAGCAGTTCTTGTCCTCCCTGAGCAACAGGTGTAGTGTGTCGTGTGTGATAGGTCTCACCAGTGAATTAGTTAGACTACTATCTACCAAAAAGTTTTTAACTTTCCCAGGGAAAGTAAAACTGGCGCTCATTAATCCAGAAATTATCGAAACcgggttgacacacacacacacacacacacacacacacacacacacacacacacacacacacacacacacacacacacacacacacacacacacacacacacacatatatatatatatatatatatatatatatatatatatatatatatatatatataaacatatttaAATTGTTGTATTCTACGtattactaatatatatatgtaaatgcaAGATCATTTCGGCGTTGTCAGTATGCCTTACTTCTTTACTGTTAAGTAATGATGCATCCTTTTGCTTAATTTTGCATCAAATTTTCCTTTGATTAAATGTCAAAGCAGTATACACAGTGGAAACAATCCCCAATGCAATGCGAACATTTTTTGAAAGATTGTGTCAAAATCTCCTACGCGaaagtgatggtgttgttgttcctATGGATACAGAGTGTACAGTGCTACCCTCGTTACAATGACCGGGATAGCAGACCGAACGAATGCCATGTGGATAATGTCAGGCATGGTTAGTGCAACCTTGGCCGGACTGGCAGTGGGTCTTGTGCTGGTGGAGCGAGTGGGTCGTCGCCTTCTTGTGTTGACTTCTCTATTGGGCATCACCATATCTTTCCTGTTCGTGGCCGTCGTCTTCACCCTGACACACGTGCACAGCCCTGCCGTCGTCCTCCCCCCTGTAGATCCGGAGTGTGATGCCcaaacgtacgtgtgtgtgtgtgtgtgtgtgtgtgtgtgtgtgtgtgtgtgtgtgtttcactgtttcactgtttgatctgctgcagtctctgacgagacatccacacgttaccctacggaacgagctcagagctcattatttccgatcttcggataggcctgagaccaggcacacaccacacaccgggacaacaaggtcacaactcctcgatttacatcccgtacctactcactgctaggtgaacaggggctacacgtgaaaggagacacacccaaatatctccacccggccggggaatcgaaccccggtcctctggtttgtgaagccagcgctctaaccactgagctaccgggcgtgtgtgtgtgtgtgtgtgtgtgtgtgtgtgtgtgtgcgcgcacgcgTTCGAGTGCGCGGTCGCATTATACTGTGGTAATCTAAAACTCCTGAGATATACAAGTAATACCCTTCAAGATATCCTAACTGCCCGTCAACTTTTAACCTTCTACTGccctttcatctcttcactCACTGTGACCTTCCTTTACAGTACCTCTCCTTCACCCCACTCTATTCTCCCTCAAAATTCGAGATTCAAGAtcctaacaattttttttaagcTGGTGTTACTGCTACTTTCAGGTGCGCCGAATGCACATTCAGTGGGAAATGCGGCTTCTGTTTCAGCGGGGGACTGGGTAATCATGAAGACGCCGCGTGTGTACTGGCCAACTCTGCTGACTACTATAACGTTAGTGGATAATATTTTTCTGACTCATCTCTGTCAGTTTTCTCACCCCCATCCCAAGCTGCTAACCTTCTATAGGGACATTGTCTGTCCATGTATGGAGTGCAATTCAAATGTATTGGAAGGTTTCACCCATATCGCTCTTCTACTTGgacaggatggaatcaaaagcatttTGTCTTGCAGTATCAACTgattcttctcatcctctctcatCGTCGCAAAGTAGCATTACTTGTTATTTCCTACTGCTTCAACtgttctgatctctctctctctctctctctctctctctctctctctctctctctctctctctctctctctctctctctctctctctctctgtgtgtgtgtgtgtgtgtgtgtgtgtgtgtgtgtgtgtgtgtgtgtgtgtgtttcagtgaagAAAGTGTTGCATCTGACTCACACACAGACCGCCTTGTCTGGGCCCTGCTCCAACGTTACGCTGCTGGACGATGACGTGTACACCTTTGCATACAAGTGGTGCCCTCACCCTGATGCATGGCTCATCATCTTCggtctctctatcttcttcttcttctattttataGGTAATGTTTGCTGATATATACCTTACTAGAGTATATTAAATAAAAGGTAGGCAAAAGTAAAGTTTATTCAGTGACATTTAGCTCAGCCTGGTGCAACTCGTATTAGCAATTCACGTGATACGTGTGTGTTCGTAAATTTGAGGAACTAAAtcgagtaaagaaagaagattcTGATCGATTAGGGGTTTTTACCTGAGTGTGTGTAAGGGTGTGCTATATGTGTGTACATACCTTCAAaataagattgaaagaaaatacccttttatttatatatttctcttgcataaataaataaataaataaataaatagataaataaataaataagtaaataaataaataaataaataaataaataaataatatatatatatatatatatatatatatatatatatatatatatatatatatatatatatatatatatatatatatatatatatacacacacatatatttatataatgtacacacacacacacacacacacacacacacacacacacacacacacacacacacacacacacacacacacacacacacacacacacacacacacacacacacacacacacacacacacacacacacacacacacacacacacacacattatgtctttttttctttattgcttaTAATCTCGTTGAAGCGCAGGAAGAGTCTGTAATATATAAAATTTATCTTTAAAACTTACCCTTCCAACATTAGCTTCTCAATAATCAGGAATTTATCTAATTGCTCTCAATGAACATGGTTTATTTCTTACTACTGACGAAATCTGGTCTCATTCGACAGGGATTGGACCTTTGCCATGGACCATCAATGGTGAAATTTTCCCCGGGTGGGCTCGCGCCCTGTGTGTCAGTCTCACTAATACTGTCAACTGGACGTTCTGCCTCGCCCTCAGCTTCATCTTCCTCACCCTAATTGAACGAATCTTCAAACACGGTCAGCTcacggaaagaaatgaaaataatgaaatttgTAAAACGAAATcaatgtatatgtatttattaatCAATCATAtcgataaatgaaaatattaatgtagATGCACAGgtggaaagataaacaaatatacatatatatatatatatatatatatatatatatatatatatatatatatatatatatatatatatatatatatatatataagatgatgaaaataaaataaaaaaaaagatgttattattcttactttGATTGTTTTGTGTTTACAGGATTATTTTACATCCTGACTGGAATTAACTCCATGTTCCTCgtgatgtttttctttatcctgcCGGAGACTAAGGGAATCAACCTGGAGGACATGAAGACACTATTCAGCATGCCTCTTGGAACAGTCAGACTGAAGAAGACTAGAGTCACACCTACGTAAGTGACCTCGCCATCGAATCGTGTAGGATTTACGTTTATTACTTAATACTGTAGTGATCCGTAATTTTTTGAGTACATGCTGCACTTCCATTATACGAGTACTAGGTGTTTGATCaattgtcatgttttgctgttagATTGTCAGTTAGATTACCAGACGACTTGactttgaaagaaaagaaaagaaacaatggaagTGAATGCAGAAGATAATTCGACTAGTGGCTACATACAGTATGTGCGCTGCTGAGATAAAGCAGGAAACGTTTTGGTCGCAGGAAAAGGACACATGTTAACAGCTCTTGTTGTGAATGATTTGAAGATATATAATGAAGTATTCAGTTGACAAAATGAACTATGAATACGATACCAAAAGATGAAACAGATGGACCCTTGAATTAGAATGCACTAGTTAAGATGAACGGAAAAATGCGGGAAAATTAAAagcctaagaaaaaaaaaaaaaaaacaacggatGCTACAAGAATTCGCCAGGCCTACACATGGTGGTGTCTATACGAAACATACCCACTCATTTCCATCTCATCCTCGTCCATCAATTCCAGCCAATGGTTGACACACTGGGCGGCACTCCACTGGTGAAGCACGGAAGGGGCTCTCACTGATGGCTCTTCGCTTCGTTATTCATTATACTGTATTTGCTTTAGTGTGATCATGAACTTTTTGTTGTGTTCTTTatatatcttatttattttatctttattattgttattgttatcattattattattattattatcattattattattattgttattattattattattattgttattactgttattgttatcgttattattactattattattattattattattattattattattattattattattattattattattattattattattattattattattattattattattattattattattattattattattattattattattattattattattattattattattattattattattattattattattattattattattattattattattattattattattattattattattattattattattattattattattattattattattattattattattattattattattattattattattattattattattattattattattattattattattattattattattatcattattattattattattattattattattattattattattattattattattattattatattattattattattattattattattattattattattattattattattattattattattattattattattattattattattattattattattattattattattattattattattattattattattattattattattattattattattattattattattattattattattattattattattattattattattattattattattattattattattattattattattattattattattattatcattattgttattattattattgttattatcattatgattattattgtcatcatcatcattattattatcatcatcatttatctatgtatgcgttatttattcatctatctaattattcattcatgtgtgtgtgtgtgtgtgtgtgtgtgtgtaattcatcaccacggtcacccagccagtcttccccattacggagcgagctccagagctcatagaccgatcttcgggtaggactgagaccaaaacacactccatacaccgggaaagcgaggccacaatccctcgagttacatcccgtacctatttactgctaggtgaacaggggctacacattaagaggcttgcccatttgcctcgccgcgccgggattcgaacccggccctctcgattgtgagtcgagcgtgctaaccactacactacgcggtgtgtgtgtgtgtgtgtgtgtgtgtgtgtgtgtgtgtgtgtgtgtgtgtgtgtgtgtgtgaaaatattcTGCAATTAACTTTTTTGTTGTACATTACATACTCGTATACAGTTGTCACATTAAAAGATGGATCAGTATATCTGAAAGTGTTATTTCAAATAGGTAACAAGTATTTGCATACTCTTGTTAATTATTTTATTGGTATGGAACTGCTGAACGTTCCCTTGCCTTGTAGAGAAGCGTGTGGGAGCGCTAAGTACACAACGGAGAACAAAGAGAGGAACGACGaaacatttaacatttctccgGGGCAGGTGTTAATTATTGAAATTTGGTTTGTGATAAATTGTTTTCGTTAAATACATAGAAATACATagaaagaatgagtgagtggggTACTAGAGTTACCATGTATGATAGTGAGTAAAAGTCTTGTGTTGTATTGTATTAAACAGCTGAAATCATTAATTGTGATATGTGTCTTGCCCTGTACATAGGGCTTCATACTTGGTGAAGCAGCCCTTCTTGTTTATTCTTAACTAAAACCACATGTCAAAGCAAAGGATTTTAATAGGAAAATATTATTGCTTCCTTTCCTGACCACACTGCTTGTCCATTTTTCCATCCCTGTTTTTACATTTCTCATATCTCTctacctatctttctctctctctttctcaaggcggtgtgtgtgtgtgtgtgtaattcactgtttgatctgctgcagtctctgacgagacagccagacgttaccctacggaacgagctcagagctcattatttccgatcttgggataggtctgagaccaggcacacaccacacaccgggacaacaaggtcacaactcctcgatttacatcccgtacctactcactgctaggtgaacaggggctacacgtgaaaggagacacacccaaatatctccacctggccggggaatcgaaccccggtcatctggccgtgtgtgtgtgtgtgaatgggagGCAGCTGCCATGGCCACGCACAGTCTTCACCAGAGgatgtaagtaatatattggtatAACTCATTATAACCTAACTTTCATAAACTCCACGACGAAAAAGCAAAGAATTAGCCGTAACAGAAAAGTAAACAAGGCAAATATATCACGAAGTTGCTCCTCAAATCAGTATTTATAAATAGCTCAATATTTCATCGTCCTAACTCATCCTAAACTTCTCCGACCTTATCTTCCCAGCATCCAAGacaaaatatcaatgaaattaTAGTTGCATACCTTAAAAATACCGCTAATATTAAACTTTGATATACAGACACCTTCACATTCAAGTAGTGCCCTCACCCTGATGCATGGCTCatcatctgtctctgtcttcctcttctaccttcctGAGCcgtgcctctctctcagcctttacctgcttcatctctcactcactgcAACCCAAATATGGCACAAAGTGGAAATGCAGGCCTAAATATTCCATGTCCGCTGGTAAGAAATATCCGCATTGTCTGATATGTGTATTATGAAGACAGTGATGGCTGCATGAGCGGCCATGATGTGATGTCATCAGCCGCTACGCATGACGTCATCAACTGCCGCTACAATGGTGGTCTGTTTGTTCCAGCAGCCTATCCAATTTCAGTATAGCGTTTTTCATACTTGTACATGAATGAATATGCTGATATTGAGGCTGTTTATGAAGTAAACAGCAGGtgaattttctttacatttttcaaatcctgtatttcttttttttatttcaacttgtaatgaatttttttttataatcctaatgtgtgtgtgtgtgtgtgtgtgtgtgtgtgtgtgtgtgtgtgtgtgagtgttcacttcactgtttgatctgctgcagtctctgacgagacagccagacgttaccctacggagcgagctcagagctcattatttccgatcttgggataggtctgagaccaggcacacaccacacaccgggacaacaaggtcacaactcctcgatttacatcccgtgcctactcactgctaggtgaacagcacctacacgtgaaagaagacacacccaaatatctccacccggccggggaatcgaaccccggtcatctggcttgtgaagtgtgaagtgcttgtgtgtgcgtgtgtgtgtgtgtgtgtgtgtgtgtgtgtgtgtgtgtgtgtgtgtgcgtgtgtgtgtgtgtgtgtgtgttcgtatgaGTGTTCCTAAAAGCAGtggtttttaactttttttactGCCCAACCCTCTCTAGGAGTGTTTCCCTCCACGTCTCCCTTGCATCTATGAATACAATTTCCttctagattaaaaaaaaaagacgatccTCTTACATTTTCATGAACTTTTCATTACTTGACAGTGCTCTGgttaagagaataaaaagaataattagaTAATTAGagaaatgttatttttatttatttatttattttttttttattccaaaaGCTCACTTCTCCCACGGAAATTACTGGCGCCCCTTCTAGGGATACGCTTCCCTCAGGTTTAGAAACACTGCTTTAAAACAACGTGTATTATCAACAACATCTATTATATTTGTGAGAAACATTTCAATGTCGTTCTATAGTGAAGGGATGTATATGACGGGTATACGAACAAAACTTAATGAATAATGTTAAACTATAGATAAGTCGGCAAATATTCCTGTTCATTGCAGGAAGTGGTGGCCTGAGAAACATCCACTCAAGAGATCAAGGCTCGTATTCATAAATACTGAAAGCTAAACATTACTCTCAAAGTAAAGATTACTATCACAATTGCTTCCAATTCGTCAGGTGACTCCAGAAGTTTCGAGCTTGGCCCTATAGATGCTCTGGATGAGCGCTAAAGATCTGGGGGTCTTGTATGAGTTAAGAGTGAAGTTTGTTTCATGTGACATCCCAATACAAACGTTGAAAGCAAAGCAATGCGCGCCACATCAAAGCGGtgatctcttctttttatctggcTAACAATTTTTAAGTCCTTCCCTGCAGAAATAATAAAtcgttctttttttgttttatttatttatttttttctattatcgtcatcatcatcgttatcattatttttcttcttcttctttttcttcttcttcttcttcttcttcttcttcttcttcttcttcttcttcttcttctcattattattaatattaatattattattactattatttttattattattatttctattattatgattattattattattattattattattattattattattattattattattattattattattattattattattattattatcattataattattattactattattattactattatcattatcatcatcattattattattattattattattattattattattattattattattattattattattattattattattattattattattattattgttgttattattatcattattattattattattattattattattattattattttattattattattattattattattattattattattattattattattattattattattattattattattattattattattattattattattattattattattattattattattattattattattattattattattattattattattattattattattattattattattattattattattattattattgctattattattattattattattattattattattattagtagtagtagtagtagtagtagtagtagtagtattattattattattattattattattattattattattattattattattattattattattattattattattattattattattattattattattattattattattattgttgttgttgttattattattattattattattattattattattattattattattattattattattattattattttatttattaatgttgttgttgttattgttgttattattgttattgttcttctttttcttcttctttttcttcttattattattactattattattactattatcattatcatcatcataattattattattattattattattattattattattattattattattattattattattattattattattattattattattattattattgttattgctattgttttttttttttgttattattattattattattattattattattattattattattattattattattattattatcattttattattattattattattattattattattattattattattatcatcatattattattatcattattattattattattattattattattattattattattattattactattattattattattattattattattattattattattattattattattattattattattattattattattattattattattattattattattattattattattattattattattattattattattattattattatta from the Portunus trituberculatus isolate SZX2019 chromosome 17, ASM1759143v1, whole genome shotgun sequence genome contains:
- the LOC123505135 gene encoding proton myo-inositol cotransporter-like isoform X2 translates to MAEKSGINAHLVVTALLASICGFVSSYETIVFAACLLYIREELCLSTKWIQIVASIMYVTGILGNLAAGQVADLLGRKFVIMSSSVSHIIGALVVASSYTRTQVVVGRLFIGLSIGLSTMCVPIYLSEISVTAVRGSITLFYYFFYGVGFAVGPLVGGGFATVTKGWRYMAAIGSFMSLVQFIFFFFVPESPRWLISKGRMEEGKKALLSLRSEDYPSSTELDAIKADVNANAGKGGLVQIFKLPSVRRALLVGALLHMSQALTAFFTIMCAECTFSGKCGFCFSGGLGNHEDAACVLANSADYYNTALSGPCSNVTLLDDDVYTFAYKWCPHPDAWLIIFGLSIFFFFYFIGIGPLPWTINGEIFPGWARALCVSLTNTVNWTFCLALSFIFLTLIERIFKHGLFYILTGINSMFLVMFFFILPETKGINLEDMKTLFSMPLGTVRLKKTRVTPT
- the LOC123505135 gene encoding proton myo-inositol cotransporter-like isoform X1, with amino-acid sequence MAEKSGINAHLVVTALLASICGFVSSYETIVFAACLLYIREELCLSTKWIQIVASIMYVTGILGNLAAGQVADLLGRKFVIMSSSVSHIIGALVVASSYTRTQVVVGRLFIGLSIGLSTMCVPIYLSEISVTAVRGSITLFYYFFYGVGFAVGPLVGGGFATVTKGWRYMAAIGSFMSLVQFIFFFFVPESPRWLISKGRMEEGKKALLSLRSEDYPSSTELDAIKADVNANAGKGGLVQIFKLPSVRRALLVGALLHMSQALTAFFTIIVYSATLVTMTGIADRTNAMWIMSGMVSATLAGLAVGLVLVERVGRRLLVLTSLLGITISFLFVAVVFTLTHVHSPAVVLPPVDPECDAQTCAECTFSGKCGFCFSGGLGNHEDAACVLANSADYYNTALSGPCSNVTLLDDDVYTFAYKWCPHPDAWLIIFGLSIFFFFYFIGIGPLPWTINGEIFPGWARALCVSLTNTVNWTFCLALSFIFLTLIERIFKHGLFYILTGINSMFLVMFFFILPETKGINLEDMKTLFSMPLGTVRLKKTRVTPT
- the LOC123505135 gene encoding proton myo-inositol cotransporter-like isoform X3, producing MAEKSGINAHLVVTALLASICGFVSSYETIVFAACLLYIREELCLSTKWIQIVASIMYVTGILGNLAAGQVADLLGRKFVIMSSSVSHIIGALVVASSYTRTQVVVGRLFIGLSIGLSTMCVPIYLSEISVTAVRGSITLFYYFFYGVGFAVGPLVGGGFATVTKGWRYMAAIGSFMSLVQFIFFFFVPESPRWLISKGRMEEGKKALLSLRSEDYPSSTELDAIKADVNANAGKGGLVQIFKLPSVRRALLVGALLHMSQALTAFFTIIVYSATLVTMTGIADRTNAMWIMSGMVSATLAGLAVGLVLVERVGRRLLVLTSLLGITISFLFVAVVFTLTHVHSPAVVLPPVDPECDAQTCAECTFSGKCGFCFSGGLGNHEDAACVLANSADYYNGLDLCHGPSMVKFSPGGLAPCVSVSLILSTGRSASPSASSSSP